Proteins co-encoded in one Pocillopora verrucosa isolate sample1 chromosome 1, ASM3666991v2, whole genome shotgun sequence genomic window:
- the LOC131798436 gene encoding guanine deaminase-like isoform X3: MEELAERFGFNERDVITLKENRQFLMPGLVDTHIHAPQYIFTGTGYDVPLLQWLGKYTFPSEARFANKEFAQNAYRKVVERLLKNGTTTASYFATIHYDATVVLCDVIAELGQRAYVGKVCMDRNSPNYYIEGTEDSVKNADRIITYILGMKNPLITPVITPRFVLSCTSDLMKKLGNLAKDYNLPIQSHLNENKKEISLVKEEFPNESYTAVYDKHNLLNGKTYMAHCCHSTEEEINLMLERNSAVAHCPTSNFNIRSGVADIRHYLNKKIKVGLGTDVSGGESPSMLVAIRDCVKASNVISFGKSEEFTALTYEEAFFLATLGGSQVLGLDDKIGNFKVGKDFDALLIDVEVPDSPFDCFDADDSKDAVQKFLYLGDDRNIRQVYVAGKLVTGEDFKTQSEVVYIEIDD; this comes from the exons ATGGAGGAACTTGCTGAAAGGTTTGGATTTAATGAGAGAGATGTAATCACCCTAAAAGAGAACAG ACAGTTTTTGATGCCTGGATTAGTTGATACTCATATTCATGCTCCGCAGTATATATTCACTGGAACAGGCTATGATGTGCCTCTCCTACAGTGGCTTGGAAAGTATACATTTCCCTCTGAAGCAAGATTTGCAAACAAAGAATTTGCTCAGAATGCATACAGAAAAGTTGTG GAAAGGTTACTCAAGAATGGAACAACCACTGCATCATACTTTGCAACTATTCACTATGATGCTACAGTAGTCCTCTGTGATGTTATAG CTGAACTTGGACAAAGAGCATATGTAGGAAAAGTTTGTATGGACAGGAACAGTCCAAACTACTACATTGAGGGAACAGAGGACTCAGTTAAGAATGCTGACAG GATTATTACCTATATATTAGGGATGAAG aatccACTCATTACTCCTGTCATCACTCCAAGGTTTGTTCTGAGTTGCACCTCAGACCTGATGAAGAAGTTAGGGAATCTTGCAAAGGATTACAACCTCCCCATACAG AGTcacttaaatgaaaataagaagGAAATATCGTTGGTTAAAGAAGAATTTCCAAATGAGAGCTATACTGCAGTGTATGATAAGCATAATCTTCTTAATGGTAAG ACATATATGGCACATTGCTGCCACTCCACAGAAGAGGAAATTAATCTTATGTTAGAAAGAAATTCTGCCGTCGCTCATTGTCCGACATCAAATTTTAA CATTCGAAGCGGTGTGGCTGATATCAGACACTACTTGAATAAAAAGATCAAAGTTGGATTAGGGacag ATGTTTCTGGTGGAGAATCACCATCGATGTTGGTAGCCATTCGTGATTGTGTCAAAGCCTCCAATGTAATCAGTTTTGGCAAATCTGAGGAATTCACAGCCCTAACTTATGAAGAAGCTTTCTTTCTTGCTACTTTAGGTGGTAGTCAAG TGCTTGGACTTGACGACAAAATAGGAAATTTTAAG gTCGGCAAAGATTTCGATGCATTATTAATTGACGTGGAAGTTCCAGATTCCccatttgattgttttgatgCAGATGATTCAAAG gatgcAGTCCAAAAGTTTCTTTACCTTG GAGATGACAGGAACATTCGACAGGTTTACGTGGCGGGCAAACTTGTGACAGGAGAAGATTTCAAAACCCAAAGTGAAGTGGTGTATATTGAAATCGATGACTGA
- the LOC131798436 gene encoding guanine deaminase-like isoform X2, with amino-acid sequence MAEANRRTSRLSIKHVFSGTLVHSTAANRMEICPKRIIGVDHDGKIVFIDNASCMEELAERFGFNERDVITLKENSIYSLEQAMMCLSYSGLESIHFPLKQDLQTKNLLRMHTEKLWLLKNGTTTASYFATIHYDATVVLCDVIAELGQRAYVGKVCMDRNSPNYYIEGTEDSVKNADRIITYILGMKNPLITPVITPRFVLSCTSDLMKKLGNLAKDYNLPIQSHLNENKKEISLVKEEFPNESYTAVYDKHNLLNGKTYMAHCCHSTEEEINLMLERNSAVAHCPTSNFNIRSGVADIRHYLNKKIKVGLGTDVSGGESPSMLVAIRDCVKASNVISFGKSEEFTALTYEEAFFLATLGGSQVLGLDDKIGNFKVGKDFDALLIDVEVPDSPFDCFDADDSKDAVQKFLYLGDDRNIRQVYVAGKLVTGEDFKTQSEVVYIEIDD; translated from the exons atggcggaggcAAATCGCAGAACATCGCGGTTGAGcataaaacatgtattttcGGGAACACTTGTGCACTCTACTGCAGCCAATAGAATGGAAATATGTCCAAAGAGGATTATAGGAGTTGATCATGACGGAAAG aTAGTTTTTATTGATAATGCTTCTTGTATGGAGGAACTTGCTGAAAGGTTTGGATTTAATGAGAGAGATGTAATCACCCTAAAAGAGAACAG TATATATTCACTGGAACAGGCTATGATGTGCCTCTCCTACAGTGGCTTGGAAAGTATACATTTCCCTCTGAAGCAAGATTTGCAAACAAAGAATTTGCTCAGAATGCATACAGAAAAGTTGTG GTTACTCAAGAATGGAACAACCACTGCATCATACTTTGCAACTATTCACTATGATGCTACAGTAGTCCTCTGTGATGTTATAG CTGAACTTGGACAAAGAGCATATGTAGGAAAAGTTTGTATGGACAGGAACAGTCCAAACTACTACATTGAGGGAACAGAGGACTCAGTTAAGAATGCTGACAG GATTATTACCTATATATTAGGGATGAAG aatccACTCATTACTCCTGTCATCACTCCAAGGTTTGTTCTGAGTTGCACCTCAGACCTGATGAAGAAGTTAGGGAATCTTGCAAAGGATTACAACCTCCCCATACAG AGTcacttaaatgaaaataagaagGAAATATCGTTGGTTAAAGAAGAATTTCCAAATGAGAGCTATACTGCAGTGTATGATAAGCATAATCTTCTTAATGGTAAG ACATATATGGCACATTGCTGCCACTCCACAGAAGAGGAAATTAATCTTATGTTAGAAAGAAATTCTGCCGTCGCTCATTGTCCGACATCAAATTTTAA CATTCGAAGCGGTGTGGCTGATATCAGACACTACTTGAATAAAAAGATCAAAGTTGGATTAGGGacag ATGTTTCTGGTGGAGAATCACCATCGATGTTGGTAGCCATTCGTGATTGTGTCAAAGCCTCCAATGTAATCAGTTTTGGCAAATCTGAGGAATTCACAGCCCTAACTTATGAAGAAGCTTTCTTTCTTGCTACTTTAGGTGGTAGTCAAG TGCTTGGACTTGACGACAAAATAGGAAATTTTAAG gTCGGCAAAGATTTCGATGCATTATTAATTGACGTGGAAGTTCCAGATTCCccatttgattgttttgatgCAGATGATTCAAAG gatgcAGTCCAAAAGTTTCTTTACCTTG GAGATGACAGGAACATTCGACAGGTTTACGTGGCGGGCAAACTTGTGACAGGAGAAGATTTCAAAACCCAAAGTGAAGTGGTGTATATTGAAATCGATGACTGA
- the LOC131798436 gene encoding guanine deaminase-like isoform X1, translating into MAEANRRTSRLSIKHVFSGTLVHSTAANRMEICPKRIIGVDHDGKIVFIDNASCMEELAERFGFNERDVITLKENRQFLMPGLVDTHIHAPQYIFTGTGYDVPLLQWLGKYTFPSEARFANKEFAQNAYRKVVERLLKNGTTTASYFATIHYDATVVLCDVIAELGQRAYVGKVCMDRNSPNYYIEGTEDSVKNADRIITYILGMKNPLITPVITPRFVLSCTSDLMKKLGNLAKDYNLPIQSHLNENKKEISLVKEEFPNESYTAVYDKHNLLNGKTYMAHCCHSTEEEINLMLERNSAVAHCPTSNFNIRSGVADIRHYLNKKIKVGLGTDVSGGESPSMLVAIRDCVKASNVISFGKSEEFTALTYEEAFFLATLGGSQVLGLDDKIGNFKVGKDFDALLIDVEVPDSPFDCFDADDSKDAVQKFLYLGDDRNIRQVYVAGKLVTGEDFKTQSEVVYIEIDD; encoded by the exons atggcggaggcAAATCGCAGAACATCGCGGTTGAGcataaaacatgtattttcGGGAACACTTGTGCACTCTACTGCAGCCAATAGAATGGAAATATGTCCAAAGAGGATTATAGGAGTTGATCATGACGGAAAG aTAGTTTTTATTGATAATGCTTCTTGTATGGAGGAACTTGCTGAAAGGTTTGGATTTAATGAGAGAGATGTAATCACCCTAAAAGAGAACAG ACAGTTTTTGATGCCTGGATTAGTTGATACTCATATTCATGCTCCGCAGTATATATTCACTGGAACAGGCTATGATGTGCCTCTCCTACAGTGGCTTGGAAAGTATACATTTCCCTCTGAAGCAAGATTTGCAAACAAAGAATTTGCTCAGAATGCATACAGAAAAGTTGTG GAAAGGTTACTCAAGAATGGAACAACCACTGCATCATACTTTGCAACTATTCACTATGATGCTACAGTAGTCCTCTGTGATGTTATAG CTGAACTTGGACAAAGAGCATATGTAGGAAAAGTTTGTATGGACAGGAACAGTCCAAACTACTACATTGAGGGAACAGAGGACTCAGTTAAGAATGCTGACAG GATTATTACCTATATATTAGGGATGAAG aatccACTCATTACTCCTGTCATCACTCCAAGGTTTGTTCTGAGTTGCACCTCAGACCTGATGAAGAAGTTAGGGAATCTTGCAAAGGATTACAACCTCCCCATACAG AGTcacttaaatgaaaataagaagGAAATATCGTTGGTTAAAGAAGAATTTCCAAATGAGAGCTATACTGCAGTGTATGATAAGCATAATCTTCTTAATGGTAAG ACATATATGGCACATTGCTGCCACTCCACAGAAGAGGAAATTAATCTTATGTTAGAAAGAAATTCTGCCGTCGCTCATTGTCCGACATCAAATTTTAA CATTCGAAGCGGTGTGGCTGATATCAGACACTACTTGAATAAAAAGATCAAAGTTGGATTAGGGacag ATGTTTCTGGTGGAGAATCACCATCGATGTTGGTAGCCATTCGTGATTGTGTCAAAGCCTCCAATGTAATCAGTTTTGGCAAATCTGAGGAATTCACAGCCCTAACTTATGAAGAAGCTTTCTTTCTTGCTACTTTAGGTGGTAGTCAAG TGCTTGGACTTGACGACAAAATAGGAAATTTTAAG gTCGGCAAAGATTTCGATGCATTATTAATTGACGTGGAAGTTCCAGATTCCccatttgattgttttgatgCAGATGATTCAAAG gatgcAGTCCAAAAGTTTCTTTACCTTG GAGATGACAGGAACATTCGACAGGTTTACGTGGCGGGCAAACTTGTGACAGGAGAAGATTTCAAAACCCAAAGTGAAGTGGTGTATATTGAAATCGATGACTGA
- the LOC131798436 gene encoding guanine deaminase-like isoform X4 translates to MEELAERFGFNERDVITLKENSIYSLEQAMMCLSYSGLESIHFPLKQDLQTKNLLRMHTEKLWLLKNGTTTASYFATIHYDATVVLCDVIAELGQRAYVGKVCMDRNSPNYYIEGTEDSVKNADRIITYILGMKNPLITPVITPRFVLSCTSDLMKKLGNLAKDYNLPIQSHLNENKKEISLVKEEFPNESYTAVYDKHNLLNGKTYMAHCCHSTEEEINLMLERNSAVAHCPTSNFNIRSGVADIRHYLNKKIKVGLGTDVSGGESPSMLVAIRDCVKASNVISFGKSEEFTALTYEEAFFLATLGGSQVLGLDDKIGNFKVGKDFDALLIDVEVPDSPFDCFDADDSKDAVQKFLYLGDDRNIRQVYVAGKLVTGEDFKTQSEVVYIEIDD, encoded by the exons ATGGAGGAACTTGCTGAAAGGTTTGGATTTAATGAGAGAGATGTAATCACCCTAAAAGAGAACAG TATATATTCACTGGAACAGGCTATGATGTGCCTCTCCTACAGTGGCTTGGAAAGTATACATTTCCCTCTGAAGCAAGATTTGCAAACAAAGAATTTGCTCAGAATGCATACAGAAAAGTTGTG GTTACTCAAGAATGGAACAACCACTGCATCATACTTTGCAACTATTCACTATGATGCTACAGTAGTCCTCTGTGATGTTATAG CTGAACTTGGACAAAGAGCATATGTAGGAAAAGTTTGTATGGACAGGAACAGTCCAAACTACTACATTGAGGGAACAGAGGACTCAGTTAAGAATGCTGACAG GATTATTACCTATATATTAGGGATGAAG aatccACTCATTACTCCTGTCATCACTCCAAGGTTTGTTCTGAGTTGCACCTCAGACCTGATGAAGAAGTTAGGGAATCTTGCAAAGGATTACAACCTCCCCATACAG AGTcacttaaatgaaaataagaagGAAATATCGTTGGTTAAAGAAGAATTTCCAAATGAGAGCTATACTGCAGTGTATGATAAGCATAATCTTCTTAATGGTAAG ACATATATGGCACATTGCTGCCACTCCACAGAAGAGGAAATTAATCTTATGTTAGAAAGAAATTCTGCCGTCGCTCATTGTCCGACATCAAATTTTAA CATTCGAAGCGGTGTGGCTGATATCAGACACTACTTGAATAAAAAGATCAAAGTTGGATTAGGGacag ATGTTTCTGGTGGAGAATCACCATCGATGTTGGTAGCCATTCGTGATTGTGTCAAAGCCTCCAATGTAATCAGTTTTGGCAAATCTGAGGAATTCACAGCCCTAACTTATGAAGAAGCTTTCTTTCTTGCTACTTTAGGTGGTAGTCAAG TGCTTGGACTTGACGACAAAATAGGAAATTTTAAG gTCGGCAAAGATTTCGATGCATTATTAATTGACGTGGAAGTTCCAGATTCCccatttgattgttttgatgCAGATGATTCAAAG gatgcAGTCCAAAAGTTTCTTTACCTTG GAGATGACAGGAACATTCGACAGGTTTACGTGGCGGGCAAACTTGTGACAGGAGAAGATTTCAAAACCCAAAGTGAAGTGGTGTATATTGAAATCGATGACTGA